The following nucleotide sequence is from Candidatus Jordarchaeales archaeon.
TTGCCGTATCCTAGCCCCTGCTCGTCTGCGAGCTTTAAGTGTTTTACCTCGTCGAGTGTGTATCCTAGGATTCTGGCTCCTACGGCGTCGACTGCAACTGAGTCAACTCCTCCGATTAGCATATTTAGCTGTGGGGCGAAGTTGTTGATGGACTCTATTGGGGGGATTCCGCCGCGCACTACGGCTCTAAGTCCGTCGATGACCGTGAAGTCTGGTCTTACGAGGCGGTATATGTCGGTGATGAACTGGTGGAGTTGGTGGTTGAGCTTGTCCAGCCTGCTTTCGTAGCGGATGAGATTGAGTTGGCTTTTCAGTGAGAGGGAGACCGTGGTTGTGCGGCTTGCCTTAAGCCTTGGTAGCGAGAGGTAGAGGTTTTCCTCTCTTTCTCTTAGCAGGCTCTTGTACAGTATTCTTGGGAAGAGCACGTCGTAGCCCTCCTCCCCGATCTTTAGCCTGACGGAGATTTGCTCGTCGAGATAGAGGGGTTTGCCTCCGCTGCGTTTCACTACTTTGTCTAGTCCTGTCACTTTGAAGGCGTAGCGGGTAAGGAAACCGTGGGGGGCGCCATCCATCACGTAGACGCCGCCGACACCTGTCTCCCTTAGAAGCTCGACTACGGATGCTACGATTTCGGGCGATGTGGAGGCGTGTGGCTTGAGAGGGAAGGCGTCAACTTTAACGAAGACTTTGTCCTTCCCTTCGACTAAGTGGTCTAATCCTCCGAAGAAGTTGAAGATTCTCGTCAAGGATTCCTCAATGCTATTTGAAACATGTTCAACAACAACCAGTGACAATCACTTAGACCCCCAAGTAAAAATTGAGGGAGGAGAAGATAAAAAGGTTCCTTTACTTTTCTATATCAGTCTAGCTTGCCTAACCGTCTTCTTTTTTAGGAGTGCTTCTTCTTTTACTCCGAATTGTTCTAGAACCCTCATCGCTGCCGGTATCACCTGGTTTGTTATGTAGTATTCTGTGTCTACATGCTCTGGTTGAACGAGGCTGTAGGGGTATGCTCTCTCTGATATTTTCTCGCTTCCCTTGACTATTATGTAGCCTATTTTGCTTCCCGCCTCAAGCCTTCCTCCAGCTTTGATTAGTCTTAGTGCCGCTGTTATGTGGGGAGCCCTGACTTTGTACTCTTCAGGAGACTTGGTGAGGGTCTCCCAGATGACGAACTTTTCGAGGGGGACCTGTCCTGCGGTTACGGCTTCTATAACACCCCTCACGTAGTTCACGGCTTCGTCGACGTTCTCGCTCCTGAGTACGATGTCTATGACCTTCTCTTGCACCTCCCTCGCTATCTCCGGCCAGTCTCCTCTCACCACTTCGAACCCTACGATGTCCAGTGTACCGTCGCTGAGTAGTCCGGCGTAGCGCTTCTTAGCCCCGGAGAAGAAGACTTTCGCGTAGATCTTGTCAGGCTTCATTTCAAGTCCTAGTACTGATTCGACTTCGCGACTGAACGCTTCAACTTTCTCCGGAATATTGTTTATGAACACGCTGTCGGTGTCGGCGTAGAGTACTGTTAACCCGTGCTTTTTGGCCAGCTCGATGGCCCTCTTTATGGTCTCCCTGCCCCACGCCGCTGTTGCTTCAGCCACCTCTCGCAGGTACCACTTCGCCCCGGTCCAGCCGCAGTAACCGTAAACGGCATTGGTCATCGTCTTCACAGCCCTTTGCCTCTCGTCGAGGAGTAGGTAGTCTGGGCTATCCGGGGGCAGTTTCTTCATCCGCTCCCTTATCTCCTTTCTCACCTTGAGGAGTTTTTCCAGAACCCTCTTGTAGAATCCGGGTGGATCTCTCCTGAACTTGTGGTTGACCTCGGGCGCAACGTGGACTTCTTCTTCCGCCACTTTCTCATCTGGCGGGACATAGGTGTCTGGTGAAACATTGAACTTTATCATTATGTTGGGGTACATTGACGCGAAGTCTAGGACGGCGACATCTCTGTATATGCCAGGCTTTGGTTCTAGGACGTAGCCTCCAACGTACGGCTGCCTGGCGCGCTCGCCTCTGGACGGGACAAGTTCGCCCGAGGCGTGGGCTTCTCTCATCAACATGTTCTCAACTCTGAAGCCCACGCCGGCCCTCATTACCTGGTCTAGTGGCATCCCCGCAACCTGGGACATTGAGATCGCTGCTGGGAGGAGCTTCTCTGCAATTCCACGTATGAGCTCTACGTCGTGGCGTGATGCTTCTAGGATCTTGCCCTTCAGTGATGGGTCGTCCCAGTAGCGTGGGATCCGTGTGAAGTCGACGCTCACTCTTGGTGTTTTGGCTTCAACTTTGAGGTAGTCTGCTATGTTTCTCAATGTTTTCAGCTTCACTTCTGGCAGTATGGTGGCAACGTCGTAGAGGTCGACGTGCGCCCTTCCTACGATCGACACGTGTCCGTAGACGCTGACGTGAGGCTCTGAGCCATCTCTGTTTATCGTGAGCTTGACTCCGAGGTGTTTTGCTCTGCTGACGAGATATTGGAGGTCGAAGAAGTTAGAGTAGAAACCCACGATGACGTCAGGGTCGTAGTCTGAGACGTAGGAGACGAAGGATTTTATGGCTTCTTTGTCATCGTGTCCGTCGGCTTCGAACTGTCGGATCGCCCCATCACCTGTAACTGTCGATATCAGTATTACTGGGTCTGCTTCGGGGTTCATTGAGCCCGTGGGACTGTAAACGTCTATCTTGAAGCCGAGCATTTTGAGGCGTGGCGGGCGTTCTACGACAGATGGCTTAGGGTGTTCTTCGGCAACGTAGGTCTTGTAGCGGTCCCCGCCTTCGGGGCGAACTTCAACTGTGTGCCAGCAGCATGGTGTGACTCCTACATAGTTGAGGTACTTCGTGTAAAACCTTATGTCCGCCTCAAAGCACCCCTCAACACCTGGGATCCTTTCAAACTTTTTGGCGTACTGGGAGGAGTAGTCTGGGTCCTCGAACGACACCATGAGGCACTTCACCGGCTTTCCCAGCAAGCGCCGCTCCACGACTTCAATCCCCGTTATCGGGGACGCGTCAGTAGATGATGCTTTAACAGCCTTGATAAGGGATTCAAGTGGTGTGTCTGGCTTGGGAACTAGGTAGAGGTGGGGGGTGAACGTGTCGAAAACCAAAACTCGCTCGCCTTTGTCGTTAACTCCCCATAAAAGGACGCGTGGGTTCCTACCAGTCTTCTGTCCAACGTCGAGTATCCAAAACGAGAGTTTCAAGCGTAAACCCTCCAATCCTCTCCAAGAAAAGAAGTGGAACTGGGCTAGAAATAAATGTTGACGTTGAAACCCCCCGGGGCAGCAGTGTTCATGCCGAAGAGGGGTTCAGCGTTGCCTTCTCAGCTTCTCTCTAACTTGCGTGTAGTGGTATAGTAGGGCAAGTGCTTTGACAGCTTCTTCTATCGTGAAGAAGAATGGAACTTCTGCCTCTTCTAAGGTTTGGTAGAGGTTTATGATGTCTTCAATCCTCGGGCCGTAAGCCCAGACAGCTATAGGCTTACCTGTTTCTCGAAGGTGTGACAGTTCCCTGGCTATTTCCTTATGGGGGAGCCAGCGGGTTGCGTAGAGCGTTATTAGTGCGGCGTCAACGTTCTCGTCGTTGAGCACTATCTCCCAAGACCTCGTGTAGAGTTCTATAGGGTTATCGTAGACTGGGAAGGCCGGCCCTATGTCGACGGGGTGAGATGCCATTGAGGGGTGTATTGATGCGAGCTTTTCAGTGGATTCGCGTGAAAGCCTCGCCAGCTTTAGCCCCATGCGGGAGGCTGCATCTATCGCCATGACGCCTCCTCCCCCCGTTATGGTTACTATTCCGAGGCGGTTTCCACGTGGAAGGGGCTGGTAGGCGAAAATCTTCGGGATGCTTAGCAGCTCCTGAAATGTGTCTACAGGGAGCACACCCGCCTGTCTCATTGCTGACTCGTAGACAGCGTAGTTTCCCATCAACGCCCCTGTATGCGACTGCATGGCTTTAGCGCTCTCCTCTGTTCTCCCAGGCTTGAGAACTATGACAGGCTTCTCCGCCGCTACTTTTCTAGCCACTTGAATGAAGCGACGGCCGTCTTTCACATCTTCGAGGTGCATGGCTATTACCTTTGTGTTTGGGTCTCCCCCGAGGTACTCTAAGAGGTCGGATTCGTCGACGTCGCACTTGTTGCCGAGGTCGCACACCTTGCTTAGGGGGAGGCGCATGTCACAGAAGCTCATTGCCTGAGGCCCGATTATGCCTGTTTGAGCCACGAGAGCCACGGAGCCACGTCTAACTGAGTCGTAGTCGATGAAGTAAGGGTTTGTGACGACGCCGGTCCAAGCGTCCAGGACACCTATAGTGTTGGGGCCGAGAACCCGAATACCCCACTTTCTCGCCGCATCGACCAGTTTCTTTTGTAGTAGCGCCCCCTCAGCTCCTCTCTCGGCGAAGCCGTCAGCCACCACCACTGCTGCCCTAATTCCTTTTTCCCCGCAGTCTCCTATCACCGCTGGAGCTGCCTCTGCAGACGTTATTACGACTGCCAGGTCGACTTCGCCCGGAACATTTTTGACATTCGGGTATACTTCAAGCCCGTCTATGGTCTTGTACTTTGGGTTGACAAGGTATATCTGTCCTTTGAAGCCGAAGCGTCTCATGTTGAAGGCTACGATGCGGGCTCCGAAGAAGGGTGAGCCCATGGAGCCTATGATAGCCACGCTGTTGGGGTTAAAGAATGGGTCTAAGGGCAACTTGTTGTTTGAAACCACTACACCTCCCACCTTTAAGGGCTGTGAGAGTTCTGGAGAGACACCGTCTTAAGTGTAATGGTAGGTTCCTCGTAAAGGAGAGTCGGGAAGCGTTTCCTATGGGAGAGTTCAGCACGGTTGCTCGTCTGGGCTAAGGGATTACTGTGTCTGTTTCACTCTTTTCTTGCGACGACTATAGATGAAATGTAGACTTTGCCTTGTTTGAAGCCAGCGTTTTTTAGGAGTGTAAGTATCTCTTTTTTAGAGTACGACTTGTTTGCCCCGAAAAGCCGGGTTGTTATGTCTATGGGGCTCTTTTCCCTCTTCCTTATCGATGTGACAAGTATAAGGGTTCCATTCTTTTTTAGGACTCTCGCAAACTCGTTCATCGTCTCCTGAGGCTTGTGGCTCCACTGAAACTGGTCGAAGCTTAAGACTACGTCGACGCTCTCGTCAGGGATTGGCCACTTGGAGTTCAGTAAGGGGTCTAGGAGGACGAATTTGACGTTGCTTAGCTCCCCGAGCCTTTTAACTGCGGAGCCCGGGGGCTTAACCGTCATGTGAGCGCACTCGTCCAGGGTGTTAGGGTAGAAGTCTGCGCATATCACTTGGCAGTCGAAGTTCAGGTAGTCGAGTAATGTAGCTGTCCCTGTCCCGAAACCGCAGCCAACATCAAGTATCACTTTCCCCTTAAGTTTCTTTCCGCCCCCAAACTCTAGGGCAAGGCGGCGCGCGAAGTCGAAGAGAAAGTGTTGTCTCTGAAAGTATAATACCATTGCGACTTCCGGTGAGACGAACTCAACCCTAGCCCCTTTAAGGGTGTCGAGCGCGACCCTGTAGAGAAAGTTTTCAATTCCTTTCAGTAGGGTTTCGAAGGAACGTATAGCGGGGTGCTTCTTCCTCGTAGCAAGGAGTTTTTCAACCTTCCGCCAGTTGACCCTAAACTTGCCGCCTTCTTCTATGAGGACGCCTGCCTTCCTTAGAGCTGAGAAGATGTCTTCTAACAGGTCAGGTCTTTTAACTTCACCAAGGAAGCTTGAAACCTCGCCTATGCTGCGTGGTTCACTCATGAATTTCAAGACGCCCAACCTGTCAAAGCAGATCACTAGCTTCAGAACGGCGAGGGTGTCGAGGGACCAACTCGCGGGCAAAACATGCCGCATGTAACGTATGTTTTTCAGGAATACGTGTAGCAGTTTGAATACGGACAATTATCCCCCTCACCCAAAAGCTATTTTTAGAAGGCGCTTGCAAGCGTTGCCAAATTTATTTATCAGTTAGCGGTTATTTAACTATTAACTTTTCCGATTGAAAGGCATTGAATTTCCCGGGAGTTTCACGAGCCAGCGTTGGAAGGCTTGTGGAATTCCAGAGAGAACATAGTTCAGATAAGAGGGGGGATTTAGGAGCCTTGTGTTGCGAGGTAAGAGGGGTGTGTCTGATGTTGGTGATGCTAGTTTAGTTTGTTGATAAAGCTTATAGAGGTGGCGTCACGTCTCTTTCTGCTGGAGGAGGTAAGAATGAAGAAATCGGATGAGAACGTGGTTCCCATACACGCTCACACATACTTTAGTGTTTCAGAGTCTGGGGAGTTCTTCCAGTACTTAATTTACGATTACTATGACCCGGACTGCTACTACGCCTCTCTGGAAGGTGACCCAGACGAGTATGCCAGGGAAATGGGGAGGTTGTGGGACAACATGCAGAGTTTCTTAGACGAGGAGAGGAACGAGGTTAACGGAGAGCCCGTTCACCCTGAAGTGGTGTTCATAGACTTGGGTTTTAGGGGGAGGGATGAGCTGCCGTTTATAACGTGGGTCATCACTTTCAGGGGGAACCTTATTCCGGGAATTAACACTTACACAGCCTGGAGCGAGGAGGAGGAGCTCGAGTACGACTGCGAAGCTGTATGGGTTTTCCCAGAGGGAACAGAGATAATTGATGTTCGAACTTTGATGGAGTACGAAATACATGCCAACATACTTTCGTTGTGGGCAAGGGAAAGAGATATAATAGGAGGGTACGAGGAGATAGTTTTCAGAATCCCGTGATGTCTATATGGAGGATTGGGGAGAGAAATATACGATTCGAAATATACGATTCATGGTGATTTTTCCTTATGGTTTATTGAGAGGAGGGTGGTCTTATGAGTAAGGGTGGGAAAGGACCGAACATCACCGCCCGGATTTACGGTATCCTAGTGGGTTCAGGTTTAATAGCATTCCCAATAGTCCTCGCTTTTTGCTACGCTGTTCACACCTTTTTCCCCGGTCTGCCCATTTACGTCTGGGCCGCTCTGACGCCACTGATATATGTGGTTGCTAAGTGGGTGTTCAACTTCGCTGCTC
It contains:
- a CDS encoding DUF362 domain-containing protein, yielding MSLVVVEHVSNSIEESLTRIFNFFGGLDHLVEGKDKVFVKVDAFPLKPHASTSPEIVASVVELLRETGVGGVYVMDGAPHGFLTRYAFKVTGLDKVVKRSGGKPLYLDEQISVRLKIGEEGYDVLFPRILYKSLLREREENLYLSLPRLKASRTTTVSLSLKSQLNLIRYESRLDKLNHQLHQFITDIYRLVRPDFTVIDGLRAVVRGGIPPIESINNFAPQLNMLIGGVDSVAVDAVGARILGYTLDEVKHLKLADEQGLGYGKQSKIKVIGEFPTLKKHEDHQKLPEKVKIIEGREMACPEGCKGATLTILEALNTQQQIKTPLTVVYGKGVNIKEVDETKPPVLVVGPCAIKETAAYFKKKHGKENVHLVEKCGHPAKTLSHLLKITGKKLQNPLNPLQTVTAKIVAPIHIPTKQKPR
- a CDS encoding DNA polymerase domain-containing protein, which gives rise to MKLSFWILDVGQKTGRNPRVLLWGVNDKGERVLVFDTFTPHLYLVPKPDTPLESLIKAVKASSTDASPITGIEVVERRLLGKPVKCLMVSFEDPDYSSQYAKKFERIPGVEGCFEADIRFYTKYLNYVGVTPCCWHTVEVRPEGGDRYKTYVAEEHPKPSVVERPPRLKMLGFKIDVYSPTGSMNPEADPVILISTVTGDGAIRQFEADGHDDKEAIKSFVSYVSDYDPDVIVGFYSNFFDLQYLVSRAKHLGVKLTINRDGSEPHVSVYGHVSIVGRAHVDLYDVATILPEVKLKTLRNIADYLKVEAKTPRVSVDFTRIPRYWDDPSLKGKILEASRHDVELIRGIAEKLLPAAISMSQVAGMPLDQVMRAGVGFRVENMLMREAHASGELVPSRGERARQPYVGGYVLEPKPGIYRDVAVLDFASMYPNIMIKFNVSPDTYVPPDEKVAEEEVHVAPEVNHKFRRDPPGFYKRVLEKLLKVRKEIRERMKKLPPDSPDYLLLDERQRAVKTMTNAVYGYCGWTGAKWYLREVAEATAAWGRETIKRAIELAKKHGLTVLYADTDSVFINNIPEKVEAFSREVESVLGLEMKPDKIYAKVFFSGAKKRYAGLLSDGTLDIVGFEVVRGDWPEIAREVQEKVIDIVLRSENVDEAVNYVRGVIEAVTAGQVPLEKFVIWETLTKSPEEYKVRAPHITAALRLIKAGGRLEAGSKIGYIIVKGSEKISERAYPYSLVQPEHVDTEYYITNQVIPAAMRVLEQFGVKEEALLKKKTVRQARLI
- a CDS encoding CoA-binding protein; its protein translation is MVSNNKLPLDPFFNPNSVAIIGSMGSPFFGARIVAFNMRRFGFKGQIYLVNPKYKTIDGLEVYPNVKNVPGEVDLAVVITSAEAAPAVIGDCGEKGIRAAVVVADGFAERGAEGALLQKKLVDAARKWGIRVLGPNTIGVLDAWTGVVTNPYFIDYDSVRRGSVALVAQTGIIGPQAMSFCDMRLPLSKVCDLGNKCDVDESDLLEYLGGDPNTKVIAMHLEDVKDGRRFIQVARKVAAEKPVIVLKPGRTEESAKAMQSHTGALMGNYAVYESAMRQAGVLPVDTFQELLSIPKIFAYQPLPRGNRLGIVTITGGGGVMAIDAASRMGLKLARLSRESTEKLASIHPSMASHPVDIGPAFPVYDNPIELYTRSWEIVLNDENVDAALITLYATRWLPHKEIARELSHLRETGKPIAVWAYGPRIEDIINLYQTLEEAEVPFFFTIEEAVKALALLYHYTQVREKLRRQR
- a CDS encoding class I SAM-dependent methyltransferase, yielding MSVFKLLHVFLKNIRYMRHVLPASWSLDTLAVLKLVICFDRLGVLKFMSEPRSIGEVSSFLGEVKRPDLLEDIFSALRKAGVLIEEGGKFRVNWRKVEKLLATRKKHPAIRSFETLLKGIENFLYRVALDTLKGARVEFVSPEVAMVLYFQRQHFLFDFARRLALEFGGGKKLKGKVILDVGCGFGTGTATLLDYLNFDCQVICADFYPNTLDECAHMTVKPPGSAVKRLGELSNVKFVLLDPLLNSKWPIPDESVDVVLSFDQFQWSHKPQETMNEFARVLKKNGTLILVTSIRKREKSPIDITTRLFGANKSYSKKEILTLLKNAGFKQGKVYISSIVVARKE